One Xenopus tropicalis strain Nigerian chromosome 8, UCB_Xtro_10.0, whole genome shotgun sequence genomic window carries:
- the prcc gene encoding proline-rich protein PRCC, protein MTLPRPQVGTGINLPPPQGSTGMNLPPPQSSAGLSLPPPQGARPQSGTGMTLPSSPNTAGMNQPPPPGTTGINLPPPQGGSGLNFPPPGHGINLPPPHISSGLKLPPPQGGQGLNIPPPQLSPTSASGLDHRMPLPPPGYNVLPPPSIENVGNPKPKKRTEPVKITVPELHTAGSDSEEDEPTTKKAVVQGSREGYGLSALLPQPKNASGSDSKRQLLPYNFLKKASNPASDLKHPRSTPLTKPKLSSKPEVSHTPSPSAIKAAAKNAALQVTKQITQEEDEDSDEDLQHGNFFSLSDTKETPAMMRESYPYPAPTVDETAPPGVEPVELQDDAANAPLDFKTAAGSSDNHQWPASNAEAYSSQQYSQYPEYADTSASGYYQDYYSSDYYQESDSSSAALKETAAAAADSFMDDEAFKRLQGKRNRGREEINFVDIKGDDQLSGNQQWLTKSLTEEKTMKSFSKRKGEQPTGQQRRKHQITYLIHQAKERELELKNSWSDNKMSRRQTQAKYGF, encoded by the exons ATGACTCTGCCACGCCCCCAAGTGGGCACAGGTATTAATCTGCCTCCACCCcaaggcagtacaggtatgaaTTTGCCTCCCCCTCAGAGTAGCGCAGGACTGAGTCTTCCGCCCCCCCAGGGAGCACGCCCTCAAAGTGGTACTGGAATGACCCTGCCTTCGTCACCAAATACTGCTGGAATGAACCAACCTCCACCCCCAGGCACAACTGGAATTAATTTGCCTCCGCCGCAAGGTGGTTCTGGGCTCAATTTTCCACCACCTGGCCACGGAATAAACCTCCCTCCGCCTCACATTAGCTCTGGACTAAAACTGCCTCCACCACAGGGTGGCCAGGGGTTAAATATTCCTCCTCCACAACTCAGTCCTACCTCCGCAAGCGGATTGGACCATCGGATGCCTCTCCCTCCACCTGGCTATAATGTGCTGCCTCCGCCATCTATTGAAAATGTAGGAAATCCCAAACCAAAGAAGAGAACAGAACCAGTGAAAATCACGGTCCCTGAGCTGCACACAGCGGGT tccgATTCAGAGGAAGATGAACCAACTACGAAGAAAGCAGTGGTCCAG GGATCGAGAGAGGGGTATGGTTTATCTGCTTTACTGCCTCAGCCAAAAAATGCTTCCGGCTCAGACTCAAAACGGCAGCTTCTTCCATACAACTTTTTAAAGAAAGCCTCCAATCCAGCCAGTGATCTTAAGCACCCCAGATCCACTCCTCTAACCAAACCGAAACTGTCTTCAAAACCTGAAGTCTCTCACACGCCGTCTCCGTCGGCCATCAAAGCTGCAGCTAAGAACGCCGCCCTGCAGGTCACCAAGCAGATCACACAGGAAGAAGATGAGGATAGTGACGAGGATCTCCAGCACGGCAATTTCTTCTCCCTGTCAGACACCAAGGAGACCCCTGCCATGATGAGAGAAAGCTATCCATACCCTGCCCCTACAGTCGATGAAACTGCACCCCCTGGAGTTGAGCCTGTCGAGTTGCAGGATGATGCAGCTAATGCACCCCTAGACTTTAAGACTGCAGCAGGTTCAAGTGACAACCACCAATGGCCTGCCTCAAATGCAGAAGCCTACTCTAGCCAGCAGTACAGTCAGTATCCGGAGTATGCCGACACCTCTGCATCAGGTTATTACCAG GATTATTACAGCAGTGACTACTATCAAGAATCTGATTCTTCTTCTGCAGCTCTGAAAGAGACTGCTGCTGCCGCTGCGGATTCTTTTATGGACGATGAAGCG TTTAAACGCCTGCAAGGGAAACGGAACCGAGGCAGAGAGGAAATTAACTTTGTGGATATTAAGGGGGATGATCAGCTAAGTGGGAACCAGCAGTGGCTGACGAAATCTTTGACAGAAGAGAAGACTATGAAGTCTTTCAGCAAG CGGAAAGGAGAGCAGCCAACAGGGCAACAAAGAAGAAAGCACCAGATCACATACCTCATCCATCAG GCTAAGGAGAGGGAGCTAGAGCTGAAGAACAGTTGGTCAGATAACAAGATGAGCCGACGACAGACACAGGCAAAATATGGTTTTTGA